In Borreliella burgdorferi B31, the sequence AGTAAATTTTTTATTAGTCTTGTTAAAATTATTTTTTAATTTTTTAAGCACATTTTGTGTGAACTGCTATTTCTATAATCTTTGATTTAGAAATAGCAGTTCACTAGATAATAATAAAGCTAAAATTAATATTTTAGTATTTAATAATTCTTGAGAAAAGGTAAAATTGGTATATGTTTACTTGTTATAGAAAAATCTATCTTGGTAGGACTTTTAATGTTTAATAAAATAGTGATTAGATAAACTTGTATATTTACAACAGATTATTTTTGTAGTAAGGTGGGTAAGGAGCATATATGAGGATTTTGGTTGGCGTTTTCATAATAGCAGCATTGGCTTTATTGGGTTGTTATTTGCCTGATAATCAGGAACAAGCTGTTCAAACTTTTTTTGAGAATTCGGAAAGTATTGATATGGGTTCCGATGAGATTGTTACTGAAGGCATATTTTCTAGTTTAAAATTATATGCGTCTGAACATCGTTTATTGGTTGAGATAAAAAAGACTTTAATTAGTTTAAAAGATCCTAATTATCGTGATGTACCCCCAGTGCGTGACTATAATGAGGAGTATTTTAATAAATTCTTTTTAGATTTAGGTTCTGAGCAATCTAAAGACTTGATTAAGTTGTTTGGTAGGGTAAAAAATGAGCAGAATAATAAATTTAAAAGTGAAGTTTATTGGCTGTATTCA encodes:
- a CDS encoding P52 family lipoprotein, with the translated sequence MRILVGVFIIAALALLGCYLPDNQEQAVQTFFENSESIDMGSDEIVTEGIFSSLKLYASEHRLLVEIKKTLISLKDPNYRDVPPVRDYNEEYFNKFFLDLGSEQSKDLIKLFGRVKNEQNNKFKSEVYWLYSCISELYSPDIKYSGEEGSPEYDRFMPRPTAYQQYLKVKREIERNTINGKIL